The following are from one region of the Variovorax sp. V213 genome:
- a CDS encoding amino acid adenylation domain-containing protein, whose translation MNSKKKAERIGGALEIDPENALRWTRWIEASAQLPDTPFAAAWLLLQARWLGTQEPVLHEISRSGSEPAASRTAIAAAFDPGQTASNWLATLDERRRAAAANPSGATPSSLWLSGNASAADSQAPLHLWLSTASGTPRLHAEAAATLLDPATAAQLLAAIADTAADLMDRTGAPLGDIRTLSAADREQQLSTWNAALSALDRSLTVVEMFARRAAAAPDAVALAESDAQMSYGELDRQSDRLAHRLQHLGVRAGDSVGLVLERSMDAVVAQLGILKAGAAYVPVPVDFPPERIAYMLDEADARQVIATSAHRHLVPESRTALLLDEPEAAELTPWRAPDIDGESVAYVMYTSGSTGMPKGIEICHRAILRLVVDVEYADLAPGRAMLHAAPLGFDAATLEVWGPLLNGGCCVVHGERVPTGAGLAATIARHDVHTAWLTAALFNAVIDDDPAHLSGLRHLITGGEALSVPHVRRALAALPGLALSNGYGPTECTTFAATYRIPHALPSDLRSVPLGRPIKDTVLRVLSPSMALLPTGLIGELCIGGHGLARGYLRQPQLTEERFVPDPFGQAGDRLYRTGDLARWLPDGTIEFIGRRDGQVKIHGHRIETGEVEMAVLAHPAVQSCAVVARPDADGQLRLVAYLVARSHKVSWDALRTHLAARLPAALLPSAQVWLDQLPVTPNGKLDRRALPEPVGDRPELAQPFEEARNATEQRVCEAFARALHIGKVGRHDNFFDLGGDSLRVLQVLAELQRDSAQPLSTTLFFRHPTPSAMAAELEPGSGEAASPMPAAAAPRASLRPSDSADLSGAVALIATAGRFPGAADVEQFWDNLVAGRDTISFFDDETLDAGVSDALRTDPAYVRARGVIEGIENFDAAFFGIGPKEAALMDPQQRVFLEICWECLERAGYVPDAAPGPVGVYAGMYNASYFQRHVSTRPDLIEAVGEFQVMLANEKDYITTRVANRLNLTGPAVSVHTACSTSLVAVAHAFHALRTGQCYMALAGGASVTCPTRSGYLYQEGSMLSPDGRTRSFDAQARGTVFSDGAAVVLLKRLADAQADGDTIYAVLRSACVNNDGGSKASFTAPSVDGQAAVIRAALAAANVDARSISFVEAHGTATPMGDPVEVEALTCAYAEHTDALGYCTLGSLKSNVGHMVTAAGAAGLIKTALSLHHEVIPPTAHFGAPNPAIDFARTPFYVSPSLQPWPRASEPRRAGVSSFGVGGTNAHVVVEEAPVRPASTCAKGPQVLPLSARSEAALAVATEQLAAHLEATPGVPLADVAYTLGVGRKAHAFRRAVVASDAAEAVAALRGNDGPWRVSGRIDARAPQPVLMFPGQGAQYPGMGKNLHANDPVFAAAFDTCIKAFGGAVDFDLRERMFGGDAQALVPTAVTQPAIFTIEYALARRLLSLGARPHALIGHSVGEFVAAVLAGVMRLEDAARLVARRGALMQAQPAGAMLSVRMSASELVARLGPSLSLAADNGPTACVVAGPFQAIEALQAELQKDDIAARPLQTSHAFHSFMMDAAVAPFEALVGEVALHAPTVPIFSTLTGRLLEDSEATSAAYWARHLRSTVQFSPAVRGAMAHAARPLFVEVGPRNTLATLVRQHGAGEVMSLLHGEPADEARTLRLALARLWTCGADVELSRLAVRAGAQRVRLPTYPFERKRFWVDIAAPAASPASAPLALPADAPAVAQPALAPFVPPLILEPTVTAAAPAPLLSPATTPAAEPMGVRLRSLFEDISGIDMAQADGHAAFGELGLDSLTLTQVATQIKKRFKVNLSFRQLMENYRSFDTLAAFLQESLPPEPVSAAPAPTASPAFVPAPVPTAAPAGIAMQPAAYTSPMNATAAASGIGATPLAQLVAQQMELMRHQLALLSSMGADTAPARSTVLLQPAPATAAPAQAVPAPAAQPAADEGGAPKEPVRYDVTKAFGAIARIHTQRTAEPSGRQKARLATFMRRYVERTRKSKEFTAANRPHMADPRVVNGFRPLTKEITYQIVIERSKGSKLWDLDGNEYVDALNGFGMNMFGWQPDFVQEAVRRQLDAGYEIGPQHPLAADVTRLICELTGCDRAALCNTGSEAVMAALRIARTVTGRSTVVAFTGSYHGTFDEVLVRAGKGGKGLSAAPGVMSGMFGDIRVLDYGTAEALAFIRENADDLAAVLVEPVQSRRPDFQPREFLQEVRAITAQQGACLIFDEVITGFRTALGGAQELFGVRADLATYGKVIGGGFPVGVIAGKRAFMDALDGGAWEYGDDSIPGVGVTYFAGTFVRHPLALAAAKASLEHLKEAGPALQAGLTTSTAELAGELTAWCVEVGAPIAVRHFASLWRVSWLEDHPLQDLLFAMMRSRGVHILDNFPCFLTSAHSAEDIATISRVFKESVAEMQESGFLPRRATVVTGFDYRKAHEEDGSVLARDIDGQPFWYVPDTPAPNQLINGKAAA comes from the coding sequence TTGAATTCAAAAAAAAAGGCCGAGCGGATCGGCGGTGCACTGGAGATCGACCCGGAAAATGCACTGCGCTGGACCCGATGGATCGAGGCCTCGGCGCAGTTGCCCGATACCCCTTTTGCGGCCGCCTGGCTCCTGTTGCAGGCCCGCTGGCTCGGCACGCAGGAGCCCGTCCTCCACGAGATTTCCAGGAGCGGATCGGAACCGGCGGCGAGCCGAACGGCGATTGCCGCCGCCTTTGATCCCGGCCAGACGGCCAGCAACTGGCTGGCCACGCTCGACGAGCGACGCCGCGCAGCGGCTGCGAACCCGTCCGGAGCGACACCGAGCTCGCTCTGGCTGAGCGGCAACGCCAGCGCCGCCGATTCCCAGGCCCCTCTTCATCTTTGGCTGTCCACCGCTTCGGGCACGCCGCGTCTTCATGCCGAAGCGGCGGCGACCCTCCTGGACCCGGCAACGGCAGCGCAACTGCTCGCGGCCATCGCCGACACTGCCGCCGACCTGATGGATCGCACCGGCGCTCCTCTCGGCGACATTCGCACCCTCTCTGCCGCCGACCGCGAGCAGCAGCTGTCAACCTGGAACGCCGCGCTGTCTGCGCTGGACCGCAGCCTCACCGTGGTCGAGATGTTCGCCCGCCGGGCCGCTGCCGCGCCCGATGCCGTCGCCCTCGCGGAGAGCGATGCGCAGATGAGCTATGGCGAGCTCGACCGGCAGTCGGACCGGCTTGCGCACCGCCTCCAGCACCTGGGCGTGCGTGCGGGCGACAGCGTGGGCCTGGTGCTCGAGCGGTCGATGGACGCCGTGGTGGCGCAGCTCGGCATCCTCAAGGCAGGCGCCGCCTATGTGCCGGTGCCGGTGGATTTTCCGCCGGAGCGCATCGCATACATGCTGGACGAGGCGGACGCACGCCAGGTGATCGCCACATCGGCGCACCGCCACCTCGTGCCCGAGTCCCGGACCGCGCTGCTGCTCGATGAGCCCGAGGCGGCCGAACTCACCCCTTGGCGCGCACCGGACATCGACGGCGAATCGGTGGCGTACGTGATGTACACCTCGGGTTCCACGGGCATGCCCAAGGGCATCGAGATCTGCCACCGCGCGATCCTGCGCCTTGTCGTCGACGTGGAATACGCCGATCTGGCACCAGGGCGCGCCATGCTGCACGCCGCGCCGCTCGGCTTCGATGCCGCCACGCTCGAAGTCTGGGGTCCGCTGCTCAATGGCGGCTGCTGCGTCGTTCACGGCGAGCGCGTGCCCACGGGCGCAGGCCTTGCCGCCACCATCGCTCGCCACGACGTGCACACCGCCTGGCTGACGGCCGCGCTGTTCAACGCGGTGATCGACGACGACCCTGCGCATCTCTCGGGCCTTCGGCATCTCATCACCGGCGGCGAGGCGCTCTCGGTGCCCCACGTGCGGCGCGCGCTGGCTGCGCTCCCGGGCCTCGCATTGAGCAACGGTTACGGGCCCACCGAATGCACGACCTTCGCAGCCACTTACCGCATTCCCCATGCGCTGCCATCGGACCTGCGTTCGGTGCCGCTCGGCCGGCCGATCAAGGACACCGTGCTGCGCGTGCTGAGCCCCTCGATGGCGCTGCTGCCGACGGGCCTGATCGGCGAGCTCTGCATCGGCGGCCACGGACTGGCGCGCGGCTATCTGCGGCAGCCGCAGCTGACGGAAGAACGCTTCGTGCCCGATCCGTTCGGCCAAGCGGGCGATCGCCTCTACCGCACCGGTGACCTTGCGCGCTGGCTGCCCGACGGCACGATCGAATTCATCGGGCGCCGCGACGGCCAGGTCAAGATCCACGGCCACCGCATCGAGACCGGCGAGGTCGAGATGGCCGTCCTCGCCCATCCGGCCGTGCAGTCCTGCGCCGTGGTGGCGCGGCCCGATGCCGACGGGCAACTGCGCCTGGTGGCCTACCTCGTCGCGCGCTCGCACAAGGTTTCGTGGGACGCGCTGCGCACGCACTTGGCCGCACGGCTGCCGGCGGCGCTGCTGCCCTCCGCCCAGGTGTGGCTCGACCAGCTTCCGGTCACGCCCAACGGCAAGCTCGACCGCAGGGCGCTGCCCGAACCGGTGGGCGACCGCCCCGAACTGGCGCAGCCGTTCGAGGAAGCGCGCAACGCCACCGAGCAACGGGTGTGCGAAGCCTTTGCACGCGCACTGCACATCGGCAAGGTCGGGCGCCACGACAACTTCTTCGATCTCGGCGGCGATTCGCTGCGGGTGCTGCAGGTGTTGGCCGAATTGCAGCGCGACAGTGCCCAGCCGCTGTCGACCACCCTCTTCTTCCGGCATCCGACGCCGAGCGCCATGGCGGCTGAGCTGGAGCCGGGCTCCGGCGAAGCCGCATCGCCCATGCCCGCCGCCGCAGCGCCGCGCGCATCGCTTCGCCCCTCCGACAGCGCCGACCTGTCGGGCGCCGTCGCGCTCATCGCCACCGCGGGCCGCTTCCCGGGCGCGGCGGACGTCGAGCAGTTCTGGGACAACCTCGTCGCCGGCCGCGACACCATCAGCTTCTTCGACGACGAGACGCTCGACGCCGGCGTCAGCGACGCCTTGCGCACGGACCCGGCCTACGTGCGGGCCCGCGGCGTCATCGAGGGCATCGAGAACTTCGACGCCGCCTTCTTCGGCATCGGCCCGAAGGAGGCCGCGCTGATGGACCCGCAGCAGCGCGTGTTCCTCGAGATCTGCTGGGAATGCCTCGAGCGCGCCGGCTATGTGCCCGACGCCGCGCCAGGCCCCGTGGGCGTGTATGCCGGCATGTACAACGCGAGCTACTTCCAGCGCCACGTCAGCACGCGGCCCGACCTCATCGAAGCGGTCGGCGAGTTCCAGGTGATGCTGGCCAACGAGAAGGACTACATCACCACGCGGGTGGCCAACCGGCTCAACCTGACGGGGCCCGCAGTCAGCGTCCACACCGCCTGCTCGACCTCGCTGGTGGCCGTGGCCCATGCCTTCCATGCGCTGCGCACCGGCCAGTGCTACATGGCGCTGGCGGGCGGCGCATCGGTCACCTGCCCGACGCGCAGCGGCTACCTCTACCAGGAGGGCTCGATGCTCTCGCCCGACGGCCGCACGCGCAGCTTCGATGCGCAGGCCCGGGGCACGGTGTTCAGCGACGGCGCCGCGGTGGTCCTGCTGAAGCGCCTGGCCGACGCGCAGGCCGACGGCGACACCATCTATGCCGTGCTGCGCAGCGCCTGCGTCAACAACGACGGCGGCAGCAAGGCCAGCTTCACCGCGCCCAGCGTGGACGGGCAGGCGGCGGTGATCCGTGCGGCGCTTGCGGCAGCCAACGTGGATGCGCGCAGCATTTCGTTTGTCGAAGCGCACGGCACCGCCACGCCGATGGGCGACCCGGTCGAAGTCGAAGCGCTGACCTGCGCCTACGCCGAGCACACCGACGCACTGGGGTACTGCACGCTCGGATCGCTCAAGAGCAACGTGGGCCACATGGTGACGGCCGCAGGCGCCGCCGGGCTTATCAAGACCGCCCTCTCGCTGCACCATGAAGTGATTCCGCCGACCGCGCACTTCGGCGCGCCCAACCCGGCCATCGACTTCGCGCGCACGCCCTTCTACGTGTCGCCCAGCCTGCAGCCGTGGCCGCGCGCCAGCGAACCGCGCCGTGCCGGCGTCAGTTCCTTCGGTGTCGGCGGAACCAACGCGCACGTCGTCGTCGAAGAAGCACCCGTGCGCCCCGCATCGACGTGCGCCAAGGGTCCGCAAGTCCTGCCGCTGTCGGCCCGCTCGGAGGCCGCACTGGCCGTGGCGACGGAACAGCTTGCGGCGCACCTCGAGGCAACGCCCGGCGTGCCGCTTGCCGACGTCGCCTACACGCTGGGCGTAGGCCGCAAGGCGCACGCCTTCCGCCGGGCGGTGGTGGCCAGCGATGCGGCCGAAGCCGTGGCCGCGCTGCGCGGCAACGACGGGCCGTGGCGCGTCAGCGGCCGCATCGATGCGCGTGCGCCGCAGCCGGTGCTGATGTTCCCGGGCCAGGGCGCCCAGTACCCGGGCATGGGCAAGAACCTGCATGCGAACGACCCGGTGTTCGCCGCCGCGTTCGACACCTGCATCAAGGCCTTCGGCGGCGCGGTGGACTTCGACCTGCGCGAGCGGATGTTCGGCGGCGACGCCCAGGCGCTGGTGCCCACGGCCGTCACGCAGCCTGCCATCTTCACGATCGAATACGCGCTGGCACGCCGGCTGCTGTCGCTCGGTGCGCGGCCGCATGCGCTCATCGGGCACAGCGTCGGCGAGTTCGTCGCTGCCGTGCTGGCGGGCGTGATGCGCCTGGAAGACGCCGCCCGGCTCGTGGCCCGCCGCGGCGCGCTCATGCAGGCCCAGCCCGCGGGCGCGATGCTGTCGGTGCGCATGAGCGCGAGCGAGCTCGTGGCCCGGCTCGGTCCGTCGCTGTCGCTTGCCGCGGACAACGGCCCCACGGCCTGCGTGGTCGCCGGTCCTTTCCAAGCCATCGAAGCCCTGCAGGCCGAGCTGCAGAAGGACGACATCGCAGCCCGCCCGCTGCAGACCTCGCACGCATTTCACTCGTTCATGATGGACGCCGCCGTCGCGCCCTTCGAAGCACTGGTCGGCGAAGTGGCGCTGCACGCGCCCACGGTCCCGATCTTCTCGACGCTCACGGGCCGGCTGCTCGAAGATTCGGAAGCCACCAGCGCGGCGTACTGGGCCCGCCACCTGCGCAGCACCGTGCAGTTCTCGCCGGCGGTGCGCGGCGCCATGGCGCACGCGGCGCGGCCGCTCTTCGTGGAAGTCGGCCCGCGCAATACGCTGGCCACGCTGGTGCGCCAGCACGGCGCGGGCGAAGTGATGTCGCTTCTGCACGGCGAACCGGCCGACGAGGCCCGCACCCTGCGGCTGGCCCTGGCCCGTCTCTGGACCTGCGGCGCAGACGTGGAGCTGTCCCGCCTCGCCGTTCGCGCCGGCGCACAGCGCGTGCGCCTGCCCACCTATCCCTTCGAGCGCAAGCGTTTCTGGGTCGACATCGCGGCTCCCGCAGCGAGCCCGGCCTCCGCGCCGCTCGCCCTGCCCGCCGATGCGCCGGCTGTCGCACAGCCCGCGCTTGCGCCCTTCGTTCCCCCTCTCATCCTGGAGCCGACCGTGACAGCTGCTGCGCCCGCGCCACTTCTTTCCCCCGCGACCACTCCAGCCGCCGAACCCATGGGCGTGCGGCTGCGGTCCTTGTTCGAGGACATCTCCGGTATCGACATGGCACAGGCGGACGGACACGCCGCCTTCGGCGAACTCGGCCTGGATTCGCTCACGCTGACCCAGGTTGCCACGCAGATCAAGAAGCGCTTCAAGGTCAACCTGAGCTTTCGGCAGCTGATGGAGAACTACCGCAGCTTCGACACGCTTGCCGCATTCCTGCAGGAGAGCCTGCCACCCGAACCCGTGTCTGCGGCACCCGCACCCACGGCATCGCCCGCCTTCGTCCCCGCACCGGTGCCCACGGCCGCGCCAGCCGGCATCGCAATGCAGCCAGCCGCGTACACGTCGCCGATGAATGCGACGGCAGCCGCCAGCGGCATCGGGGCCACGCCGCTCGCGCAATTGGTCGCGCAGCAGATGGAACTGATGCGGCACCAGCTTGCGCTGCTCTCGAGCATGGGAGCGGACACCGCCCCCGCCAGGTCCACCGTGCTCCTGCAGCCGGCGCCGGCGACAGCCGCACCGGCTCAGGCCGTGCCGGCCCCTGCGGCGCAGCCCGCCGCCGACGAAGGCGGTGCGCCCAAGGAGCCGGTGCGCTACGACGTCACCAAGGCGTTCGGCGCCATCGCCCGCATTCACACCCAGCGCACCGCCGAGCCGAGCGGCCGGCAGAAGGCCCGGCTGGCGACCTTCATGCGGCGCTATGTGGAACGCACCCGCAAGAGCAAGGAGTTCACCGCGGCAAACCGCCCCCACATGGCCGACCCGCGCGTGGTCAACGGCTTCCGGCCGCTGACCAAGGAGATCACCTACCAGATCGTCATCGAGCGCTCGAAGGGTTCGAAGCTATGGGACCTGGATGGCAACGAATACGTCGATGCCCTCAACGGCTTCGGCATGAACATGTTCGGCTGGCAGCCCGACTTCGTGCAGGAAGCGGTGCGCAGGCAGCTCGACGCCGGCTACGAGATCGGGCCGCAGCATCCGCTGGCCGCCGACGTGACCCGCCTGATCTGCGAGCTCACGGGCTGCGACCGCGCCGCGCTGTGCAACACCGGCTCCGAAGCGGTGATGGCCGCGCTGCGCATCGCGCGCACGGTCACCGGGCGCAGCACCGTGGTTGCGTTCACCGGCTCCTACCATGGCACTTTCGATGAAGTGCTGGTGCGCGCCGGCAAGGGCGGCAAGGGCCTCTCGGCCGCGCCAGGCGTGATGAGCGGCATGTTCGGCGACATCCGCGTGCTGGACTACGGCACGGCCGAAGCGCTGGCCTTCATCCGCGAGAACGCCGACGACCTGGCCGCCGTGCTGGTCGAGCCGGTGCAAAGCCGCCGTCCCGACTTCCAGCCGCGCGAGTTCCTGCAAGAGGTGCGCGCCATCACCGCGCAGCAGGGTGCCTGCCTCATCTTCGACGAGGTCATCACCGGCTTTCGCACCGCCCTGGGCGGCGCCCAGGAACTGTTCGGCGTGCGCGCGGACCTCGCCACCTACGGCAAGGTGATCGGCGGCGGCTTTCCGGTCGGTGTGATCGCCGGCAAGCGCGCCTTCATGGACGCGCTCGACGGCGGTGCCTGGGAGTATGGCGACGACTCGATCCCGGGCGTCGGCGTGACCTATTTCGCCGGCACCTTCGTGCGGCACCCGCTCGCGCTGGCCGCGGCCAAGGCCTCGCTCGAACATCTGAAGGAAGCCGGTCCGGCGCTGCAGGCAGGCCTCACGACGAGCACCGCCGAATTGGCCGGCGAACTCACGGCCTGGTGCGTCGAGGTGGGCGCGCCCATCGCTGTGCGCCACTTCGCCTCGCTGTGGCGCGTGAGCTGGCTCGAAGACCATCCGCTGCAGGACCTGCTGTTCGCCATGATGCGCAGCCGCGGCGTCCACATCCTGGACAACTTCCCCTGCTTCCTGACCAGCGCGCACAGCGCGGAAGACATCGCGACCATCAGCCGCGTGTTCAAGGAGTCCGTGGCCGAGATGCAGGAATCCGGCTTCCTGCCGCGCAGGGCCACCGTCGTCACGGGGTTCGACTACCGCAAGGCCCACGAGGAAGACGGCTCGGTGCTGGCCCGCGACATCGACGGCCAGCCCTTCTGGTACGTGCCGGACACCCCCGCCCCCAATCAACTCATTAACGGAAAGGCCGCAGCATGA
- a CDS encoding excisionase — MIEEAFDAFARSVAAHVACEVSPCPVYLAPDRFVTIKLHAVVSGYSEAAIRSKIKEGVWLEGREYLRAPDGHVFIDRQGVQRWLSRGA; from the coding sequence ATGATCGAAGAGGCATTCGACGCATTTGCGCGTTCCGTTGCGGCGCACGTGGCATGCGAGGTCTCGCCTTGCCCCGTGTACCTAGCACCTGATCGATTCGTGACGATCAAGCTCCATGCCGTAGTCAGCGGCTACAGCGAGGCCGCCATCCGGTCGAAGATCAAAGAGGGGGTATGGCTCGAAGGGCGCGAGTATTTGCGGGCGCCGGACGGCCATGTATTCATTGACCGACAAGGTGTGCAGCGGTGGCTTTCCCGGGGAGCCTAG
- a CDS encoding tape measure protein, translating to MATNKRDVELGIKVTTDGSQGVKDLQAQVRDLAKAGGDAAPAFQRLADDMDKAAAETLRLREAEKALVANIAQTKTGIQQQTDALRRSGIETDAATKKTADYKAQVQAARLAIHDEGIALRAKKEELTKIAGETAKAAAAEKELATQATAVVKATKAASDSVGGLRKVSDDAVGALRPLVSAMAAAFGAQQFVQTIAEQQQLALSFQAIFGSAERAAHEMEFVRTTANKLGIESQALARSYTSLAAATKGTAIEGEATRAVFEATARAMSSLGKSSAQTDQALTAISQMASKGTVSMEELRGQLGEALPGAMEAAAKGAGMTVEGLTNMVEAGQALAKDLLPALTSGLNELYANAVPPQTIYSEWARLKNVMADTANAIGEGGASKGIAKGLAWAALGVRGLSNAADVAGTAIGEFAAAVRTGNFDLQQAAALNAKYDRELTQAAEAAGLITKALDGATQATQAQVRAVDNAIAAQERHTTSNLAVRASYGELIKGAAQYTDLMTKSAAARQAEAATLTSLVSIYGTEAERRQAAAEAASVQARASKDLADARNAEAIIAQSYSLRLQEEALQRRDTTRATQDQIKAAQQSADAKRAEADQAIAGARSKQVEVAAAQAAAEAYKDNAARVYELRGAAAEAAREVERLVEAQKKGKASSDDVAAAQARAASATALYRDALRDATDAAQRKVQAEQRSGQVTQSAISVDIERANAMREVAQANGDATAATQAQMQATALQARAADEAAASARREAQAIHDAADARENELRATGELTASKLAEIDAARRSADLKDLEAQKADILADKIRSLANSEQARTAALEASISAQEKALDLAERQLALENRRKGVDKNGFSLDKAGNTINAGGATRTSVLEFLKAAGVTDDAQARRITNEFADSRGDIPFFNNPGQKKYGGDGSTLNTALLKAAESVTFGAGNHQQSSASAPAQQGAADSRHTVDFKFPDGSREQFGMASEEEAARFTKTLTNLSKRVTR from the coding sequence ATGGCGACGAATAAACGCGATGTCGAGCTCGGCATCAAGGTAACGACCGACGGCAGCCAAGGGGTCAAGGACCTGCAGGCTCAGGTGCGAGACCTGGCGAAGGCCGGTGGCGATGCCGCACCAGCATTCCAGCGTCTCGCCGACGACATGGATAAAGCCGCAGCGGAAACACTTCGCCTGCGCGAAGCAGAGAAAGCGCTCGTCGCGAACATCGCGCAGACCAAAACCGGCATCCAACAGCAGACGGATGCATTGAGGCGATCGGGCATCGAGACCGATGCAGCGACGAAGAAGACCGCGGACTACAAAGCGCAGGTACAAGCCGCCCGCTTGGCAATTCACGACGAGGGCATCGCCCTACGGGCGAAAAAGGAAGAGCTCACCAAGATTGCAGGGGAAACCGCGAAGGCCGCAGCCGCCGAAAAGGAACTCGCCACCCAGGCAACGGCCGTGGTCAAGGCCACAAAGGCGGCGAGTGACAGCGTGGGCGGCCTGCGCAAGGTGTCCGACGACGCAGTCGGTGCACTGCGCCCCCTGGTGTCCGCGATGGCTGCAGCCTTCGGCGCGCAGCAGTTCGTGCAAACCATCGCTGAGCAGCAGCAACTTGCCCTTTCATTTCAAGCCATCTTCGGGAGCGCAGAACGCGCCGCGCATGAGATGGAGTTTGTGCGCACCACGGCGAACAAACTCGGCATTGAATCGCAGGCGCTGGCGCGCTCCTATACATCGCTGGCGGCCGCGACGAAGGGCACCGCGATAGAAGGCGAAGCTACGCGAGCGGTTTTCGAGGCAACTGCTCGCGCCATGTCTTCCCTGGGCAAGAGCAGCGCACAGACCGATCAAGCTTTGACAGCCATCAGTCAGATGGCCTCCAAGGGCACCGTTTCCATGGAGGAACTGCGCGGACAACTCGGCGAGGCACTCCCTGGCGCCATGGAGGCAGCCGCAAAGGGTGCCGGCATGACGGTGGAAGGGCTCACCAATATGGTCGAGGCAGGACAAGCCCTTGCAAAAGACCTGTTGCCCGCCCTGACCTCGGGGCTCAACGAGCTCTATGCCAACGCTGTCCCGCCGCAGACAATTTACTCCGAGTGGGCGCGCTTGAAGAATGTCATGGCAGACACTGCCAACGCCATCGGCGAAGGTGGCGCTTCGAAGGGGATCGCGAAGGGCCTAGCGTGGGCGGCCCTTGGCGTCCGCGGGCTCAGCAACGCGGCCGACGTGGCGGGCACGGCCATTGGCGAATTTGCCGCCGCAGTGCGCACCGGTAATTTCGACCTGCAGCAGGCGGCCGCGCTCAACGCGAAGTACGACCGTGAACTGACTCAGGCGGCCGAAGCCGCCGGCCTGATCACAAAGGCGTTGGACGGCGCGACGCAAGCCACGCAGGCGCAGGTGCGCGCCGTCGACAACGCCATTGCCGCGCAAGAGCGACACACGACCTCGAACCTGGCCGTGCGCGCCTCCTACGGCGAACTAATCAAGGGTGCTGCACAGTACACCGACCTGATGACGAAGAGCGCAGCAGCGCGCCAGGCCGAAGCCGCGACGCTCACCTCGCTGGTCAGCATCTACGGCACCGAGGCGGAGCGCCGGCAGGCCGCGGCCGAGGCGGCAAGTGTGCAGGCGCGAGCCTCAAAGGACCTGGCCGACGCGCGCAACGCCGAGGCGATCATCGCGCAGAGCTACAGCCTGCGATTGCAGGAAGAGGCGCTGCAGCGCCGGGACACCACCCGCGCCACGCAGGACCAGATCAAAGCAGCGCAGCAGTCCGCCGATGCCAAGCGCGCCGAAGCCGATCAGGCGATTGCCGGCGCGCGATCCAAACAGGTTGAGGTGGCCGCGGCACAGGCAGCCGCGGAGGCGTACAAGGACAACGCCGCGCGAGTCTACGAACTGCGCGGCGCAGCGGCCGAGGCAGCCCGCGAAGTGGAACGCCTGGTCGAAGCGCAGAAGAAGGGCAAGGCATCGAGTGACGACGTGGCCGCAGCGCAGGCACGCGCCGCCAGCGCGACGGCCCTCTATCGCGACGCCTTACGCGATGCCACCGACGCGGCGCAGCGCAAGGTGCAGGCCGAGCAACGATCCGGGCAAGTCACGCAGTCGGCAATCAGCGTGGACATCGAGCGGGCCAACGCCATGCGCGAGGTGGCACAGGCCAATGGCGACGCCACGGCCGCCACACAGGCACAGATGCAAGCGACGGCGCTGCAGGCCCGTGCAGCCGACGAAGCCGCCGCCAGTGCCCGGCGGGAAGCGCAGGCAATCCACGATGCGGCCGACGCACGGGAAAACGAGCTTCGCGCTACCGGAGAACTCACGGCGTCGAAGCTGGCCGAGATCGACGCGGCCCGACGCAGTGCCGACCTCAAGGACCTGGAAGCTCAGAAGGCCGACATCCTGGCCGACAAGATTCGCAGCCTTGCCAACAGCGAACAGGCGCGCACCGCTGCACTGGAGGCGAGCATCTCGGCGCAAGAAAAGGCCCTCGACCTGGCCGAGCGACAACTTGCGCTGGAGAACCGACGCAAGGGCGTCGACAAAAATGGTTTCAGCCTGGACAAGGCGGGAAACACGATCAACGCAGGCGGGGCCACGCGTACGAGCGTCCTTGAATTTCTCAAGGCCGCGGGTGTCACGGATGACGCGCAAGCACGGCGCATCACAAACGAATTTGCCGACAGCCGAGGCGACATCCCGTTTTTCAACAACCCCGGCCAGAAGAAGTACGGCGGGGACGGGAGCACCCTGAACACGGCACTGCTCAAGGCTGCGGAGAGCGTGACATTCGGCGCCGGCAACCATCAGCAGTCCAGCGCGTCGGCCCCTGCGCAACAGGGCGCGGCGGACAGCCGACACACCGTGGACTTCAAGTTCCCGGACGGCAGCCGCGAACAGTTCGGCATGGCGTCCGAAGAAGAAGCCGCGCGCTTCACCAAGACGCTCACGAACCTGTCGAAGCGCGTGACGCGATGA
- a CDS encoding helix-turn-helix domain-containing protein → MTDVQETLLRICGPALVARITRELAGQTIRVPAIRTTTAARRRESVARLLAEGVPYPAIAARLGVTLRRVQQLASERAPTMGVSNV, encoded by the coding sequence ATGACCGATGTCCAAGAAACGCTGCTCCGCATCTGCGGCCCTGCCCTGGTGGCTCGAATCACTCGCGAGCTCGCTGGACAGACGATCCGCGTCCCCGCCATCCGCACCACGACGGCCGCACGTCGGCGCGAGAGCGTCGCGCGTCTGCTGGCCGAGGGCGTGCCATATCCTGCCATTGCCGCGCGCCTCGGTGTGACCTTGCGGCGTGTGCAGCAACTGGCTAGCGAACGTGCACCGACCATGGGGGTGTCGAATGTCTGA